The following is a genomic window from Aphis gossypii isolate Hap1 chromosome X, ASM2018417v2, whole genome shotgun sequence.
atacattataactcttattattatctaacctTTTAATAGATGGCTTAAATTTTgtgtattcatatatttaaacttaataatacttattagctTATAAAGAGATAATAGTaagtatgattaaaaataagtttaacaatagataaataaatgtaaatttgatacctaaatattaataactttattcaacacatttttttaaaattaaatattttcaaacaatgtaagataattaatttatatacagaaCCACAAGACGAAAAAGCAATAGAATGtgaataggtaatatagtaattactgTAAACtagtagaatttaataatagtagtcTCAAGgctatgttatataaatattttatgtttgtattaaaacaattaacaaaataaaatcaatgcaCCTACCTaacaaaagtcaaaataaatttacaatgtcatataattatatttttaagtgttactaaatcaaatcaatattaatgttgacattccatattatattgtatttctaaTGGATCCATTTAGAAATTCtaagtaagtaaatttaatttataatatgagtagTTTTATAGTTTAGCATATCAGCATATACATGTAGcatgtacatttattatgtttgttcaGCATATATGTATtcagtgtttttaattaaagcatttttttatctaataatgtGTATTCTTTGAAAGAATTGCTACACCTAATATACTACCACAAATTTCATCAAGTTCACCCAGTGCTTTATCtggtaatgaaaaatacaatgtCCGCAttcttaaacttaaatttttacctGATAGTACAAAGTATCTACGTTATGCAGTTTAAACAATGGACCGTACAAAATGACCATTtactgatatttaaattacatttgaaaCCATGGCATTTGACTCTGCATTTAACACTACGATattgtaggtagtaggtaatatgattatttattaggtatccatgtttatatattgagatcaaatgatattaaatctattacttaatatgtaaAGTATTATGACCAGTGTTGTAATCTTTTGTGGGGTGAACTATGAGACATCCTGCCAAATAAGTAGTATACAGTAATTTAAAAGGCATACTTTAAAGCTTACTGGCcttattatcttaatttgGCAAATGTAGTTCCTTTTATTATGAGATACAAGAATATTAATTGCAGCAGTAACTTATATAACTCACAAAACAAACCAATCAAAAGTTGTTAGTCATTCAACTTTAAGCTATCAATGTAAGGgagaaacaaataataattaaatgcaattgtagaatagtataataagtatctatttaataatttgaaaaaaaaaatcaccctaaatgaatatataaactaattcAACATAGAAAAAcacattagaatattaaaaaatataacagttttaaattattgtttaagtgGTATCTTAAGtaaccaatttttataaaaaagttaagtgTTAAGTATTGTACCTACAAATACTCTTATAGTCGAGCTTATagcttaaacataatatttcttaaaaataaattattttaaaataaatcgttgGCAGTGTTGGCACTTAAGTActtaagatttaatttgaatagtcTTTTTTTGGagattaattatctatattatgcattgaaaaaatttctaaaacaattttacatacttaatatataatatggaagtctttagagttttttttatcatttattttacattttttaaatccttagtaaatattaaaataaccataaattttaagttttaaaattaagttaactttttctaaaaaaaaagaaaaattattaaacaaattgtgatcaaaaatagttaaatttggtaaagtataaaaattttgtactttcatttattaaattaaaatggtttcaaatgttaatattatgaataaattaatactttgttaaaatagagatatcatataaaacaatcatgctgataaaaagttttgattgaaatagtagttattatttttaatttatcactgTGGATTTCGATACCTACATGAGACAATCAATTTTGGAAAAGCtacatactaaatatatttttagcagAAAAATTATGAGttggaaatttatttcaatatataattaaagaaattaaaacattgaaataatattatcaataaaaaatattggtaaaataaaataaaatttaaaaacagactactgatttgtttttaaaactaaaataaatggcatttattttcaattttccaatataaatcttattagattttaaatgaatagtagacaaaatttttaattttgttacattAATGTTATGTacttgtacctataaaaataatttaacatttcacACGGCTCATAGTATTCATAATTAGATTAACAAagtttagtaattatataggtatgtctCGGATCTATTAAACTTGAGTTTTAGCTAAATAGGAattgagtatatatattaaacagttttaaCATCATACAATTACAACTAACTTGtaatttttctgtattttcAGCATTAAAACAACCTTTTAACTTACAGTGGTAATACAGgtttcaaataatacaaaaataaatcataatttttgttttgactgaggtatacatattatattgcttattatGTGAGACgagaattttttgaaattacaagagtatacacaatattatttttatcattcaacAACGACTGAATACCAATCaatatggtatttattattttattaattgacgTTTGACatcctaataaataaatataagtactataaaatCATAGTCCATTGTTAATTGATAAGAACATTGAATCAACACACACTACCGATGACGGaacacataacaatataacatggACATAATCTACGACATACATTCAcaagtaagtataaaatgtcaaactATCACTAATAGCTGTCTAAGACAAATAGATGGCtagtataaagttatttacttCTACCATAAAATCCTTATAAAAGTAAAGGATATGGAAGAGGGGACAGTCTACTCGCATTTTGTATAGAAGTATCATTAGGATTTACCTAACGACGATGAGGCTCTTCGTCGTGCGCCAAATGAAAATACGCTACACCGTCTCATAGTGCCATTATTTATGGAATACTTACGAACGATAATCGCACAATATATAGTTACATACTATTATCTataactataacttataagtatatcgAAGATTCCGACGCAAAACGAAAACAATGGTTTGTACCTACGAAAAATGGTTGAataggtgtattataattaccgTGTCGGTGATCAGATGAATCACTTTCTAATTTTCCCTTATAATGATCTCGTGTCCTCGATACGGTGCGTGTTTCAAGTTGCAAAATAGCAAATGGCGGTAACGGCTGCAGTTGGAACGTACAAACGGGAACAGTCAGTCTTTAAGATGGCGAGTTCGATGCCGTTGTTACACGTATGTCTAATGAAGTGTTTTACGCCGGTTGATGCTGAAGGTCCGTGTACCAGACGCGACGCATTTTCATCCACTAACCAATAAAgacaataatgattaatgattaatgataatattatggagcAGCCTCTCACTCGTATCATATAGTTCAACGGAGAGGGCGTTCACGTCCATCCATCGCATTTGTAGTATCAACAAGTAGGTAGAAAAACAGCGAGAGAGATAACTATATACGACTCGATCCACGGCCATAATATACGGCTATATGGCCGTGACTTGATTGTTCCATTCTCGTCCCTCCGGATTTCATGGTAGAAAATACACTCACTCAGACACTCGTGATAAAGACGCcaaaatttcgatttttaatttggtactccataaaactatttattaatataatataatattatgagttcTTTCGCATTGTTTTAACGAACACGGTCGtattcaaagtaaaaaaaaattgaaaatgatattatgtaggtagtttGGGGTTTCTAGTGGGTACCTAAGTGTTCTTATTTAATtgcttcaataattaatacttcacTATGATTTTTTCcttcgttattttatttaaaaagaaacaacaatataaataataacagtggtattattgtattaatataatataggtacgtatacctattaaatgttttagttcTTATTAAATGACAAACTCAATTCAATGattttggaaattattattttattttatttttttaataataatgatacagagtgatgaatgtattgattttacaacgatgttttgtgtgtgtgtattgcataataatttgtcgaaataatgcttcaatttcaaactttaggAGTGGTTTCTGATGAAAAAGTGAATATTCTTGGCCAAGTGTGTACCACTGTATACCACTATTAATTGGTTCATGATATTTATTACGACGCGCTACGTTCTGACGGTCCAGTGTTTGCATCTCCCTAAAGTCCGAGTTTTAATCCGCCCAATAGGCCGTATATTCTTAGTGTCCGGCAGTGTAGTCGTCGTCTTCGAAATTCTCACTTGTTATACGTAATTAATCATTGTTTAGATGCCGCcgcatatctatatatattatatatgtatattatttactataaatccTGCCCTGatttatacacacaaaaaaatctttaaaatttacttctgAAAATGTTGTAGGTACTATGCTATATGCTACAAAGTATGCACTTAAAATTGAATCgagaatttttgtttaaagttatgtaaaaaaacaagttttaattaagtaggtattaaaaaaggtATAAAAAGGTTTTGACCATCAAACACTTGATCTTTGTTATGTAAACTatatgttatcataatatgttgcatatgagtatttataatataattaactttggAAAAAACGaccattcataattttatcgaAACATGGCTGTGAACATGAAAATACGGAAAAAACTAACATATgtgctataaataataatactatgcactataaaactacaaatatgcaaatacaattaggtaatgttattttaataaaaaggaCTTTAATCGGGAACAATTTTCATTAGACTTTAAAAAGCTTACCCCAATACATACATGCatttgcatataaatccgttacctatatattatattatacgccaGTGGTGTAGTGAGCGTATACGCGGGTGTACGACGCATACTCACTTCTCAGTTTTAGAAGTTAAGTGCGTATACCCATAGAATAACACATGATACGCGGATATACGCGTATGGGATTGCCTTAATTATTCTACATACTTAccaatttgatatattatgattttgaattaataaatgaaaataacctaaccttattgattttacggttttcataattaaaacagctatttatattacttaattacttaCTATCAATGTGTCATTAActcataatatagatataataataaatatatattaattaaagcgcggatttatttgtatgaaaaacCAACAAAACATGCGCTAAAAAggcttaaatatgtattattaatatatatacattaaaatgttaaaataatcataaaaataaataatatgcataaaaaatgattatcatatgaaataatgttaatCGACAATCATGGTcgtaatagatattttattattttatttccccGATTAATCTAAGCCCTATTTAAGGCCATAATTGGAAAAACTGTTTATTCCtacaagtatacctatacctattaatttattttgatattaatcaaaactataaaaatataatattttttttcttatatcataaaaaacaatagtataaatttaaaaattgtttaaaaaataaaacattgaaatatatgCACCAAAACAtgaaatacacaaataaaattttaaaataagcccataaaatagaaaaatttcaaaataatgcaaaaatatgcattaaaaagtttcattttttaaatcgttatgtcatgaaacaaattttttgcTCACTTAGCagttagtatattgtatattatattatattttactatcaaccagaataaatttgtaattacaataaatacatacaaatccacgctttaatatattaaagtagtATATATTTGACGGTTGTGGGGGGGCAAAGCCCCTCACCTTTATTTACCAAGCACATTTAAGCGTATACTCACTAAACAAAGTACGACTACATTACTGATATACCTaaatggctaatatataatgtaatataataagctATATAGCTACGGATCTTTGACGGCCTTTGCCCAGCTATCTAGACTCTCTGGCCGTTAACTGCGATAAAAGTTGTCACTGCCAAGTTTATCACCAAACGACACAGTGAAAAGTtcctgtattattatattagtgttttgtgtgttttatattatcgcACGAAAGCGATCACTCATCAAAGGACGTCTTGTCAAttgctatataaatatgtataatattgtatgttaaacaccgtaatatagatttatttttgtgtatattttgaaCTGTTAcagttattgtataatttattactttattaaaaccGAATTtcaaatacacaattttttttcacaatcattttatatgtttattttcaaaacggtCAtaagttacttaaaaataataataccaataaaagGCTACGGAGACCCTAgacaataattttacctttaaaaaaCTGACGAACAAAAATTTGCTATATCGTACATTCGTATGTGTGTAAGACGGTGACAACACATGTGGTCATGCGGGTACGTcgtcaatgatttttttaatacgtttagtaggtacctataatataaaaaaatctgcgCAATTGACGAAcaccgtaataataattaaaatgctttttcccagaaaaataaaaaagtccgTATCACGATTTATggaaaataggtattaagatAATAGCATTCGGCTTGTTTGATTAAGGGGCCTGCGCGCGATCAGTTTTTTTGCTCAAAAACATGCCTTACGGGAAAAACTCTCACGCCTCATAGATTAGTCCGAtttacgtaattttttttttgtttgatagaCCAAGACTTCTTTCAGGGCGCATTGGACTtggattttcaaaattatttttctaaatcgtATGTTATCGTTTTGAATTTAATCcatttttacaactttttaatttttgtattattttttgtttgtagcAACGTAATCAAAAATCGAAGTCTTATGCGccctgaaaaaaatattcctctatctaacaaaaaaaaaatcacgaaaatcGGACTAATTTACAAGGTGTGAGAGTTTTTCctgtaaaatgtgtttttagcaAAAAATAACGCTTGTAATTTTTCTGTCTGGCGATTACGTTGACTTGTGTATGCGCGTGTGTAGGTAACCCCGCGACCCGCGGACTCTTCCACTTATTGCTACTGGCACTACGCCGTCCTAGCGGTCGTAAAAATGCTTTTTcccagaaaaataaaaaagtccgTATCACGATTTATggaaaataggtattaagatAATAGCATTCGGCTTGTTTGATTAAGGGGCCTGCGCGCGATCAGTTTTTTTGCTCAAAAACATGCCTTACGGGAAAAACTCTCACGCCTCATAGATTAGTCCGAtttacgtaattttttttttgtttgatagaCCAAGACTTCTTTCAGGGCGCATTGGACTtggattttcaaaattatttttctaaatcgtATGTTATCGTTTTGAATTTAATCcatttttacaactttttaatttttgtattattttttgtttgtagcAACGTAATCAAAAATCGAAGTCTTATGCGccctgaaaaaaatattcctctatctaacaaaaaaaaaatcacgaaaatcGGACTAATTTACAAGGTGTGAGAGTTTTTCctgtaaaatgtgtttttagcaAAAAATAACGCTTGTAATTTTTCTGTCTGGCGATTACGTTGACTTGTGTATGCGCGTGTGTAGGTAACCCCGCGACCCGCGGACTCTTCCACTTATTGCTACTGGCACTACGCCGTCCTAGCGGTCGTAAAAATGCTTTTTcccagaaaaattaaaaaagtccGTATCACGATGTATggaaaataggtattaagatGATAGCATTCGGCTTGTTTGATTAACCCATAAACTTATTGTTTCATAGAAATTCTCATAAACACATCATATTTTGGGTCGATTTAAATGATCTACGTCTCTATGGACATTCCTAATTGAATTGATGATCGCAAAAATGTCAttagtcaattatttaaaaatgtttgggtaattgataaaaactgtataatacatactattattaaataccagTGGCGGTTCATAGTAGTTAGCACATGAGTGCGatgaaaaaatcaaagaactataatacatcatacaaaaaaaaggtaaaataataatataatatatttatttaggattAAGaggaaacataaattataaaaaaaaatctacacaaataaatttcaaatccaCTACGACATCCGAATAGTACGATAAGAATCGTAGCAAAATCTAAATCTTATTTTCATATGATtacctgtataaaatattattgttgatgttaattttatgatataatatatacaaaaataaacacgtCGTTTCCGTTTGATTTAAGCAACATAATTCACCGCACATCATAAGCTTCTATAGCTGCCGCTCCGTCGTGATGATAATACTCAtacctatactaatattattaaacctaCAGTTCATACGGGAAACTGGTATTTTTATGTGCGCGATTCACAATGTcgcgtaataattaataaatatatttaactgttaatttgttaatgtataataaactatatattaaaatatgttcctatttattttttaagtataaatgtactataaataattgttcatttCTGTAGAGAGTGCGATCTTGCCATCGCAAATATGCACAAGCAGCCACTGttaaataccataataatataatatatagttattacttatttttagtgacaccgaaaaaaacaaaatttacgaTTTTGTCGTGATTTAATCGATAtggatttgtataaaaattccagttttttcttatttttttttttattttaagaaatactgaaaatttttaattttgaccgcTTTAAAGTACAAATAAGATGCAATTTTCTATCTAAATACACTCTCAAAGTGAAAAAtcgaaacattttattaactatatttaaaaaaaattgaaatctaGTGGGCCAGAGCATATAGAtagcaagaaaaaaaattttctattttcatcATCAATTTTACGCTTTTTTgcagaaattattaaacataacaaaaacacgaaaataataaattcaacgaCAACACGATatgaatgtacaaaaaaatatctatggtTAAAAGCTATAATTGTACtacataattactatattatgatttatgacatttacatttagacattttaccatttttaccagcagataacaatattattacatagataAGATAGACGAGAGtactattactatacatatggattataaaatatagacgaTTAActctaaaatttagaaatgtaAAACGGGCCAGATTAAAAAAGCTCGCGGGCCGCTAGTGGCCCACCCTTGGTGACGGCTGGTGTATACAgacaaaaaacacaatatatccTTGTTATatcaataggtataaaaaaataggagATAGGTAAAAAAACtgacatttttagatttgaatattggttgatataatattataatattaaatcgatcaaaaaaatgtcttcGAAGAGGCATAGGAGgcataatttagataatatctCTCCtttcaacataattaataacattccTTCTAAGTGAATTATTAAAGGAGCTGTAACTAAAGAGCGAATGatagtttttcttaaatgtaaaaatgtttgagcCAGTAAGTGCCACTATCTTATTACGCCTATATCCGGTTTATTATCTAGTAATATCTACACAACAGTCTACACCAATTGAAGAATTTCAAGTATATGAtggctaataataatttatactacctTTACAACTACTTCAGTAGTTCAGTGGTTTTAAacctttttaacaatatacttCATCTCCTTACAAAATGTTCGTGACACGCCAAACCATATAATATCACcaaatatcgataataatattggtaaatacacataggtactttttttttttttttcgggttGAAATCGACGACCGGGAGGGGCCGCTTTCGCATTACTTCCTCCCGGCAATacacataggtacttataaaatataaaaaatatagtagatTTTTCGCGACACACGGGTTGAAAACCACTgggttaatacattttaagttaattgttatacttaaGTACTACACTAATAGCAGTtggttcaaatttaaaatgtatatgaataaggtgtatttaatattcatttatatattatattaaaatatataaattggttGTTAGTTATTAGctagtttttaatgttattattaaatactatatgaaTGGGTACCTACATcgcatattacctataattaattcataagatATGtacaagttaaaattttaaagtatattatagtaggtataaaatgtacttaaaatgattttaatttaattttagattctgagcggagcaaTGATGAAGgaatgatgtttatttctttaactAAGTCACCTGGttgtaatatttctaaaacccCACAAtgacttacaatttttttgtctgaagTAGAACCTGGGTACAACTTACTAGCATAAGTAATTACACCATTAGGAGCCACTCCAACAAGTCCTTTGAGAGTATTTCTATGTTTATATGAGCTGTAAGTCAATTTCTGATCAACTAATGAGTTTGGGATATCACAAGACATTTCAGTACAGTCTAAAGTAATtctacagtttttaaaatcattgaagCAATTAGGTAAAcagttttggtttttattttgagatGGTACTTTACTCATTAAGCtgacaaataaaatttcatgaaGAACGCTAatgaaagttattataatattgccaaCTGTAGATTCACTAATACCAAATCTGAATGCTAAGTCTGTATAACATAAGTTTAATCTTAATTTCATTAGAGTCATTAGAACTTGGTCATTTAAACATAACTTCTTCACActccaagtataataataattgatttcaaCTTTAGAAACCAATTCAATAATAAgatcaaacataattttagtaatgccacaataaaaatcaaacatttttccaTTGGATTCTATAGAGTGGTAACCAAAAGAAcggtttttaagaaaaataatttcctttTTTAAACTATCATTTTTAGATTGAAGTGActcaattaattgatttttttctattataacattgttaCTAGAAGCTTCTTCTTCATTGGGCATACTTACAGTTTCAATTTCACAATTAAGTTTAGTGTTCACAGATTCATCATTATCAATATCATTTTCAGTTTCAACAAGTACTTTTTGGCgcctttaatattaaaaatatcattattctacaggaatgttaattaattaatttaataaaatacaacataaaattgatggaaaaatttattctaaatcaATCATCTTcatctacatttaataataggtatattagtaattacaaatAGTTCATGCATtaggtatctaataaaaataatattttggacatatataatgttttacaaattcaataaaaatttctctacacataaaaatatcaattattgaaaCATACAAAAGTATTATGACAAAgtttaaccataaaaataaagcacATAAAGCATAAAgtaaacactaaaaataagtttacttaaaatgttagtaATCACAAACAGGGTTTAACACAGTAGCATAATTGAAGACCTTGGAGCAACAATAAGATGTCTCCATATTTTGGTCCAGATTAGTTTTTGATTGCacagtaagaaaaaaaaacttgagcATTAGTTTGGAggaaacagaaaataataattaatttaggtaatttaaatataggtaacatttatcagtaaatatttttaattaatttttattaaataaaagattaataaaataaaattaataaaagattttaaatttttattgatttaagttAAATCTGTTTTTTAGAGAAaggatttatgataattttaaatagtatttttttgtttccacCCACTGGCAACTTACCCCATTGGTCCACTCTGGGAACGAACATAGACATAATTAATAGTCACAACATATATCGTGCATCAAAATTCAACTTggaaaaaactacaaaaagaTATTATCGCATACTTTGTGAATTTTTCTGGagaagcaaaattaaaatgtgaatttttattcCACGAAAAAATACTAGGACCattgatttttaatccttCCTTAAAATgacaattacaaatttttgtattttttgtggGTATAGCATCTGATCTTCTACATATAATAACAAGGAAATGTtaccaatataaatagtaaataatatattattttgatatagtataaaaactgAACTAAAGTTAACAAGATATCTACCTTACTGCT
Proteins encoded in this region:
- the LOC114130952 gene encoding uncharacterized protein LOC114130952, whose amino-acid sequence is MVQCWVPLYSHISNRENYKFFRFPADDILRNTWAKAVRRSDAIPTKNTKICNCHFKEGLKINGPSIFSWNKNSHFNFASPEKFTKRQKVLVETENDIDNDESVNTKLNCEIETVSMPNEEEASSNNVIIEKNQLIESLQSKNDSLKKEIIFLKNRSFGYHSIESNGKMFDFYCGITKIMFDLIIELVSKVEINYYYTWSVKKLCLNDQVLMTLMKLRLNLCYTDLAFRFGISESTVGNIIITFISVLHEILFVSLMSKVPSQNKNQNCLPNCFNDFKNCRITLDCTEMSCDIPNSLVDQKLTYSSYKHRNTLKGLVGVAPNGVITYASKLYPGSTSDKKIVSHCGVLEILQPVDENASRLVHGPSASTGVKHFIRHTCNNGIELAILKTDCSRLYVPTAAVTAICYFAT